The genome window gtgggtttttttgtttgtttaattaattTACAAACATCTAAAAACTACAGCACGGCACGACTGCGCACGGACAGAActacggggggggggggggggggcggggctccCCAAAGGACCAGCTACACcgaaggggggggggggggaggaggaggaggaggaggagatgaagCACACACCGCTCAGTCGCATGGGGGGGCTGCTCGCAatgctgggggggctgccctAAATATTGGGGGGCTCCCATGATGttgggggggctgctgggggcctCCAAAGCGCTTTTGCATAGACCAACACTTCCCATCCCTTGCTGGGGACtgacttggggggggggaggggggcacagccccacgACCCCCCACCCTGtaccccactttttttttttttttttgggggggggggatgctgcaTCTGGGCgctgctttgtgctttgcaaACCGCTGGTGGTTTTGtgctctgggctgggggggggaaaaggggggtggggggggggaaaaggggggtgggggaagggagtTGGGGGCGGGAGGGGGTGCAAGGAGcaccccctgcctgcaccagcacccctaagaaaaaaaaaaaaccacacctttAAAAAcgagcttaaaaataaaaataaatggcagtTTTGGGAGACCCCACCCCACTGCACCCCAAAACGCagcagtgccccccccccccccccccatccaaggcggggggggggcggttcTGGGTCAGCCCCCACCAGGCACCCAAGTGGATGCACGAAGGCtggcagcacccatgggtgacGCCTTGGGGcacccagctgggggggggcagtgcCTGGTACAGGGGGGGCCCGGCTGCACCCCAAAATTAGACAAAGAGTGGGGGCTGTTGCACCCTGGGGGGCAAGGGGCCGGCAGCACCCCGGGGTGCTGTGCTCGCCGACGGGCTCAGCACCCCGGGGTGCCGCACATGCTGAAGCACCGTGCACCCCAAAAGGCCCTGCACCCCCCTGGTGCCATGCGCCCCGAGGCGTCGTGCACCCCGAAACGCCCCACAAACCGAGGCGCTGTGCACCCCAAGGTGCTGTGCACCCCACGGGGTGCTGTGCTTTAAGGTGCTGGGCACCCCAAAAGGCCGTGCAACCCCGAGGGGTTCTGCTGCGGGAGGTTGGTGCACTCCGAAGGGTTGTGCACCCCAAATTGCTGTGCACCCCAAATTGCTGTGCACCCCAAACCATGGCTGTGCACCCCGCCATGCAGCGTGCCTCGGTGTGCTGTGCACCCCAAATAATTGCTCTGCACCCCGAATTGCTGTGCACCCCCCCATGCAGCATGTGCACCCCAAATTGCTGTGCACCCCGAATTGCTGCGCACCCCGAATTGCTGTGCACCCCCCGAGCCAcgcaccccagggtgctgtgcCTGCCCAGGTGCTGTACGCCCCAAGGGGGGTCTTGCACCCCAAAAGGCCATGCACCCCAAGgtgcacacaccccccccccgattctccttgggggggggtggtgcaGATAGACACCCCCTCCCCTTTCACCTGCCGACCTTGCCCTGTCCTTCcggatggggaaactgaggcacggagccGCCACCgccccatccctgctggggGGCTGAGGATGGAgccttcatcctcctcctcctccctggccccagggctgctggggtggggggcgcagGGCCTGTCCCCCCCTCTGCAAGGCTGAGGCACCCCGaccccccacctgcagccccccgcagccccccaggagcgAGCAGTTATTCACAGAGGGGGTGACACCGAGAAAAGAAAtgggcgggggggaggggggggcttggaggggggtgggggggcggtCTGGGGGGCCaagtgcaaatgaaaaagacCCCAAATGCTCCAAGACGTTTCACAGTGTCTAACGAGACTAatccccggggggggggcggggcagggaggggagctgggctgggggcggggggggggcggggctggggggggtccctcaccccccaggcccccccaTCACTGCAGGACTTGCCCCCGAGTCTCCGGCAGTTTCAAGGCGAGGGAGCTGCCGAGCGCCAGCGCGGCCGAGGCCAGCAGGATGGGCACCGCCTTGGTGATGCCCACGAAGGACGTGAAGATGCTGATGCCCAGCACCGCCGCCAGCTTGCACAGCGCGTTCAGGAAGCCGAAGGCCGTCGTCCTGCGGGGACAGCGGGTGGCATCACCGGGACAGCGGGGCGGCATGGCAGGGACAACGGGGTGGCATGGCGGGGACAGCGGGGCGGCATGGTGGGGGGTGGCATGGTGGGGACAACAGGGTGGCATGGTGGGGACAGCGGGGCGGCATGGTGGGGACAGCGGGGCGGCATGGTGGGGGGTGGCATGGTTGGGGACAACAGGGTGGCACGGCGGGGACAGCGGGGCGGCATGGTGGGGGGTGGCATGGTTGGGACAACAGGGTGGCACGGCGGGGACAAGAGGGTGGCATGGCGGGGACAACGGGGTGGCATGGTGGGGACAGTGGGTGGCATCACCGGGACAGCGGGGCGGCATGGCAGGGACAACGGGGTGGCATGGCGGGGACAGCGGGGCGGCATGGTGGGGGGTGGCATGGTGGGGACAACAGGGTGGCATGGCGGGGACAGCGGGGCGGCATGGTGGGGGGTGGCATGGTTGGGGACAACAGGGTGGCACGGCGGGGACAGCGGGGCGGCATGGTGGGGGGTGGCATGGTTGGGGACAACAGGGTGGCACAGCGGGGACAAGAGGGTGGCATGGCAGGGACAACGGGGTGGCATCGTGGGGACAGTGGGTGGCATCACCGGGACAGTGGGGTGGCAtggtggggacagcagggtggCACTGTAGGGACAGTGGGTGGCATCGTGGGGAGAACAGGGTGGCACGGTGGGGACAATGGGGCGGCATCATGGGGACAGTGGGGTGGCATGGCGGGAGCTGGACCCCAAGTGACCTCGTctgtccctgcatccctggtctgcagcccccagcagcccccatctggccccagccccccacatccggcccccagcatcccccatcccaggggtggtacccagccccagccccccacatctg of Falco rusticolus isolate bFalRus1 chromosome 19, bFalRus1.pri, whole genome shotgun sequence contains these proteins:
- the LOC119159285 gene encoding WAS/WASL-interacting protein family member 1-like, with the translated sequence MGRWRLRASVSPSGRTGQGRQVKGEGVSICTTPPQGESGGGCVHLGVHGLLGCKTPLGAYSTWAGTAPWGAWLGGCTAIRGAQQFGVHSNLGCTCCMGGCTAIRGAQQFGVHSNLGCTTLRSAPTSRSRTPRGCTAFWGAQHLKAQHPVGCTAPWGAQRLGLWGVSGCTTPRGAWHQGGAGPFGVHGASACAAPRGAEPVGEHSTPGCCRPLAPQGATAPTLCLILGCSRAPPVPGTAPPQLGAPRRHPWVLPAFVHPLGCLVGADPEPPPPRLGWGGGGGALLRFGVQWGGVSQNCHLFLFLSSFLKVWFFFFLRGAGAGRGCSLHPLPPPTPFPHPPFPPPHPPFPPPSPEHKTTSGLQSTKQRPDAASPPPKKKKKKWGTGWGVVGLCPPPPPQVSPQQGMGSVGLCKSALEAPSSPPNIMGAPQYLGQPPQHCEQPPHATERCVLHLLLLLLLPPPPLRCSWSFGEPRPPPPPP